The genomic region cttcatgatgcattaatatgtcatcctaaaacgtcatttaaaataatattccaaggttttttttaaaaaaaaaaataaaaggcaatgcttgatgtttggaaactttgagaaaggtagtgccctaacttactgggttgcgacttttctcgttgaattcgaatagtcaagcacccttctaagtgattttgagttttcaaaacttaaacaattattttgagatttcaaaacatagtgtcctaacttactggatatggtgttttgttgtttcgagatagaaattttcgaaagacgagcttagtttcgaaggttttaaaatgttgcgtcctaacttactggatgtgatgttttgactcgtttaaaataagtgagccttaattttcaaaattaagacattctaattaaaagaggtttgcatattaaaactttcaaattttcaacattaaagacacttgataatcaattaggtaccaatttttgggcgttacgagggtgctaacccttcctcgtacgtaaccgactctcgaatccattttctcgactttcgtagaccaaaattaatgttttaaaacaaaacattttataaggtgatccaatcacacctaaaaagattggtggcgactcccgttttcgtttttcttaaagtcgattcccattttccaaaactcaatttaaaaatggtttcgacaacactttcttggcaatgttcgAGATTGATCTTGGAGTTCAAGATTTTAGATTTGGGGCTGATTTTAATGAGGAAAAATGACAGCAATATGGTGGAGAATATGTTAACAAATCTTgtggcaaaaagaaaaaaaaagaagaaagagataATAAAACTAGGTGTAGGCGATGATAACAATGgaggaaatgaaaaaaaaagttaaaatcaaAGAGAAGGAGAGGAACGGGTAGGGCAATTAGGAGGAAGATTAAAGGCTGATTAttattgaaaaattaatatttatacctaggttaACTAGGCTTGGATGGCCCACACATTAAAATAAGGGgtttttgtcaaaaaattaaattatttacatgGGAATGGAATTGAAGATAGGACCTCAAGAATAAATTCACTAATGTTTAACCATCAAACCAATAActcatttttaatataattttgaaatatttattttaaaaaataagacaTGTCACAAACTAAggtttaaggcaaaatttgcaaaataataaaaacagtGAAAGAGAAAGGATTTGAACTTAGGTTTCAATAAacatttcactaacacttaaccaacaaaccaatacctcatttattttttagaaatgcatagataatttcaaaaattaaggcatgaccaCACACACACTCTTTCTCTCTATTCACAAACTCGATTGTACTAACCCTGAATTTTAGGATATTACATTAactgtttttaaaattaaaatttaaaatttattaatataataatattaggtTTGATTgaagttaatttttatataaaaataaaattacttatcaagggatttttttccaaaaaatgaCTTGTGTTTTTTAAAAAGATTAGTCATTTTACACCAAAAAAAGCTTATTTTTTGTTGAGCTGTAAGTCATATTCGATTTCCATAAAACAAACACATGAAACTGTAGAAAACATTTTAGGTAAGTCTTTTTTTATGAAACAAACACACCCTAAGTTCCAACCATAAAATGATAGTGATGTCCCAACCCTCTTATGGATGGCTTAACTATTGGCAAAAAGAATAggcataatgatttatttaactCTCCAACTTTATAAACAATGTCATTTTAGTCTTTCATTTACTTTTTCATCTTCTTAAACTTGCCTTTTTTTGTTAAATCACTccaaaatggatgaaaaagtAAACATTTGCTAACTTTGCTAATGTGGCAATCCACTAAGttaacaataaattttaaaaatttaaaatattaaaatatttatactttttaattattttaaattttaaaaattttaaaaattttaaaattaattaattattgacgTGGTATCCATGTGTATGCCACATCAAGAAGTTAACTTTTCATCAATAAGTTAACTTttccatcaattttgggtaaTATGATAAATAATGAGAGTTTAATAGCTAAAAGAgacgaaaaattaaatgaatgaataaattgatttttttgtaaAAGGACCAAATAAATTATTGTGCCAAAAAATATTCCACGTGAAATTGGTTCTTGTATTTTTAATATGGTACATATTTAAattcttaatttttaatatatgtatTTCACTCATTTTCTGTTTAACTGTTTTCATATTTTAtagtatattaatataaaatcaaTATCATAAATTACGTGAAAAATAGATTTAAGtttgtttcttttataatttaaattactttaattattatcttATTCATGTgtcaattattttaaattttaataacaaatattttaaattaaattaaattataattatacgtGAATGTAATAATATGATAGAAAAAATATTCTCCTCGATTTAAAAATTTCTTCAAACTCGTATAGatattatagatttaattttaatataattttatacaaaatcatatattataaaattgaaaaataggtTAGATTAGGTTTAACTCCAGTCTTTGATGGTTGAAATTCAACTcagtattttttaaattaaatcctCCTAAATGTTATACGAAATTTCGTATTTCAACAAATAATTACTCAAATATAACGAAATATGGAAGCGTGCCTTAAGAGATCATGAGTTCTGCCCATGCAATGAGTGAGTTGCACTACGGCGTCGTTTCATCTGAATGCTTGGCTTGATTTTCACTTTGTGTTGAAATGTATAATTCGAGCAATAACTTCTATAAATATACGAAATAttggaaaaacaaaattaaaattttaaaaataatatctacATTAATGTATACCATATGTTTTGAGAAAAAtcattttaaagttaaaattgatGTAAAATATTGTATACTAGTCCTTTAAACAAtgatttcaatttatcaattagAGGTTGGCCGGCCTGGCCGTCATTGAATTGactaaatttactaaaattccCTTCACCCCACGTGCATGGCAATGTGTCCCCGTTGGATCCACAAAAGTAAACTACcattgttatattattattagATAGATAGATTTGTTcacttaatatttataaatacttataattaaatttaagttcTGAACAgagctaaattaaaataaaaatatcatccatgggtacctgtaaaaaaaaaaaaactttcctaGTAATTTTGAATCTTTGATGCCTTTATATTGTATTGCAGagcaaattaaatattgaattaacAAGATTCAATTGAATTGCTTTTTGAACCCAAAGCAATATTGATCGTATTTGTGGATACAAGATTTGGTTGCATTGGTGTATTACTTGCAAATTTTTCCGTAAAAACATTGAAATAATGCGGCTTTTAcccaatataaatattaaaacaatgcATGCAGGTATGTAAAATTCATGAATGGAAGCTTGCTAAGCAGTGTAGCAGAAACAAGAGCTTGTAGCTTACATTATATAGGTCATAGGCTAATACGTAGGGTACTGTTTTCCCTGCAAAACCCACCAAAAGAAGAGAGAGCCGAGGGTACAAAAATGGAGAAAACGAAAGAACAAAACCGCCTACTTTCTTTTACCGAACCAGATGTTTTTCCTGGAACCACTTGGAGATTGAGTGCTAGATTCTTTTGTCTTCAACCTCCTCATCTCTTCCTTGTCTTCTTTCCTTTTCGTTCCAGGCTTTTGTTTGCTGCCCACTGATGATTTCCTAGCTTTCTTGTCTGAATAACAATGGCGGCCCTCTTCCTCACCCTCCACCTCCTGCTCCAAACGATGGCTTGGACCAGAAGAAGCATCGGAGGCCATAGAGTCATCAGTTTCGGCTTCATGATTGGCATCTGTTTGGCTTTCGTCAGCACCGTCGAAACGATCACCATCATCATCGTCGTCGTCGTGGTCAGCATCAGTGCCTGCGTCGCCGTCATCGTCGGCTGCGGCGTCACCAATGTACATTGTCCACCCTGATTCACTGCTGTGGCATTCTTCGGCGCCTCCGAAGATATTGGAAGGCTCCATATGATatgagtaaagaataaagatggaGTAGAAACAAGAATCAAGCAAATGATGAAAGGTTTTGAGTTGTTAAATATAGGAAAGCAGCTTTGAAGATAAAAACAACAGAACCCATCTCACTCAAACTATATTAATTGCCTTAGGATATACTAGATAATTCCAACACCTGGAAGCCAGGTTAAATACCATTGTTAATGCAATGTTACTGTTGTTATGTCCTCATTttgctttttatttcttaatcATATTTATTGTCTGTATTCGTCATCATATATAGCATTTATTATCATAATAGTCCAGAAACaaagaattaaaatttatttaaattataccTTTTCTTTTTGTAAATACAAAATCCTACTTCTCCCAGCTTAATCAAATTTTAGCTTTGGTTTTGACCGATGCTTAAGTATAAAATGGGTTCGAATTGTATTAGAGGCCTTATTGTTAGAGTTTTATTTTTTCTTGgaattaaaaaattgattttgatttgtttatatattatttattattaaatagaataaaacaaTTTAGTAAGTGAAATTATAATGAACTCTGTTGTTTTTAAAGATGAAAtagaaaacataataaaataattaaaaggaatatttgatatcttcttaaatatataaaatttacttCTCTGACAGTAAAGAGAATAATTGCTCTttataatataaacatatttttttaaattagtgAAAAAGACTTCataaaaactaatatttttaataaaattttcgaaAAAAATCAAATTGTTTCATACCAATAAAATTTTTATCTGACCTATTCGAATTTTTTAAAATAAGCTATCAACGAGGtgcttataaaataatttattaaattatattttcttcAATCCATCAAATATTAACCCTCCTAAATTATCgctgaaatatttttttttttaatttggtcacCTAAAAACGAAATTGATAAAATTGAATACTCCACAATTAAATGGTAACGAAAAACTAACCGAATATTTATATGAAGAAATTTGtaggtgaccaaaataaaaataactccTATTTAAAGTAATTGACGAGTAATGTATCTTAATTTTAGAGTGATTATGGTAGAAATGCATTGTTAGTCTTCTAATTTGACGATGGAGtgattaatttgatcaatttatattttaggttgaccaaatcaataaaaaaaattaaatgaccaAACTATTAAACTTGAACTTTGAATCCCAAACTCAAATCTTAAACACTAAACCTAaaaccaaatcaaatcttgaaCCTTAAGGTTCAAGGTTCAAGGTTAAGGTTTAGGGTTCGAATTTAAGGTTTGGGGTTTAagataaaataattatcaaaattatgtgtcaatgaCATAGAAAACTAGCACaaaattactaatttttttaaatcattgcacaaaaataaaaatattaacttaatgaaaaaaacaaaatgattaaaaattgtaaaagaagaagaaaatgtttgtttataatttaaaaattaattattttaagtaatttaattaaagctaaattaagttagagaaaatattaaatatatgtaAGTGTATAATAAtactttgttatttttaaaatttaataatgtgATACTATTTTATTTATACTTAAAAACTGTAACTAATAGTGATAATTATATATTATAGTGTAGTTAACTAACAAtgaataaaattatatttcatcaaatattaacccttattttattccaaaaacaaaatattactggttaattatatttaaaaaaaaaaacgaatACATCTGTAagaaaactataataataaagaCGATGTTACTCGGTGCCTGGAAATCAACAGACCCAGTAATTCTCTGACTTTGAATCAGCAGAAGACAGCTAGAAACTGCAAAAGGAAAGTGAAATTGATCTTGTAAAAAgcataaataaaaaaagaagtgttttttttttttttttgaaaatttggtTCTTGAATTTGAAAGGACAAGGGTTGTTGACGTTATGTAGTTTTAATACACAAAATCTTCTTTACTTCTTCTCTCTGCAATTGCCATTAATTCAAAAGGGTTATGCTTTAAATGCAAAAGACAGTTTGGTCACAGTGTAATAAAACTAAGAAGAAGAACATAAGACTTTTTGTTTGTATTTTAAATAAAGGCTAGAGAAGTTGAAAAACATCATCTCTTCATTGCCCCAATTTAGCCTGCCTTTCACACTTTTCGTAGTTTCATTTCTCTTTTATCCTCTCATTAATACTTCAGCAGGCTTTTTACTAGGGTTCTATATCGAGAGAGAGGGGAAGCCAACTGGAGTTTAGGTTTTAATTACGAGTGAGACCATTTGAGACTGAGATGTCCTAATATCTTTCTCTGCTTCTGCTCCTGTCCTCTAATTTGATTGTGCCTGTCCTCTCAACATGTAGCATTATATGTCTATATCTGTATCTGTATCatttcatttttatcaaaaatattatactaaatataaatttaatgatATGGTGCTGTTTtacttaaattaaaaacaaaaataaaatatctaaaacTAAACTCCGACTTAGAAAAAATTATTCTTAATTACTTTATGAGGTACTTATgacttaatttttataaatataatttaata from Gossypium arboreum isolate Shixiya-1 chromosome 1, ASM2569848v2, whole genome shotgun sequence harbors:
- the LOC108481560 gene encoding protein SOB FIVE-LIKE 1-like — translated: MEPSNIFGGAEECHSSESGWTMYIGDAAADDDGDAGTDADHDDDDDDGDRFDGADESQTDANHEAETDDSMASDASSGPSHRLEQEVEGEEEGRHCYSDKKARKSSVGSKQKPGTKRKEDKEEMRRLKTKESSTQSPSGSRKNIWFGKRK